One stretch of Novosphingobium pentaromativorans US6-1 DNA includes these proteins:
- a CDS encoding TonB-dependent receptor has product MNTKSHIAYALACSVSMLAFASNSAHAAEAEAQAPTPGETGITDIVVTAERREVSLQEAPLSVSAVTSETLKAANITDITGLNGSVPGLVVARSGGGERIITIRGIGSETPENTNTQPGVSYHIDGVYIFNSIAASAAFIDVAQVEVLRGPQGTLFGQGSTGGTINVVSIEPSTDALSGNVSAGIGNYKYMEGSGALNVPLSDTLAIRGAIQYTKHDGYAYATKVPGVDKYDLDDQDETGWRIGAKWSPAPNFSITLNTVQYDSKTNGPAQKNILDPDTDPRVLTQDYPGRSEVKTELYTGVIKWETPFATIKSITGYQKLHSEQAWDADGLDTELFFANTYNPISFTGVSYDHVPLWASDTESWSQEINMTSNGNGPFNWVLGGVYLHSKNSQYINEYRSDDDNFLQPALPVDTAFDDPLVGNLTYAELSSIKRELYAFFAQGTYEVTSQLKLTAGVRYNHDKASGAYDSLSGGTSNQTSGAYMQPASTGSRKADAWTGKVALDYQITPENMVYASWTRGFKPGGINSASASGGSFSVLPTYKQETVDSFEAGTKNRFMDDTLQINASAFLYQYKNMQFLEEDPILYGEGISNAPKARVYGLELESTYVPTDGLRFDASLSWLEGKFTSHYAALDPTAATDAQNAAGYPDYLFWTNFYDAVLARDAARADIKGNRIPKLPRWQGTIAATYNAEVGPGELTTRAQLIYRGKYQYRLFNDGAVDLTPSYTQVNLMAKYEPEGTNTDITLRVINLFDEDGVNSRFSDPYGSAQVFDTYIPPRQVILSFGYRF; this is encoded by the coding sequence ATGAACACCAAATCTCACATCGCCTATGCCCTGGCCTGCAGCGTATCCATGCTCGCATTCGCATCGAATAGTGCCCATGCCGCCGAGGCCGAAGCCCAGGCACCGACGCCGGGGGAAACCGGCATCACCGACATCGTCGTCACGGCCGAGCGCCGCGAGGTGAGCCTTCAGGAGGCCCCGCTCTCGGTCAGCGCTGTCACTTCCGAAACGCTCAAGGCGGCAAACATCACCGACATCACCGGCCTCAACGGGTCGGTGCCCGGTCTCGTGGTTGCGCGCAGCGGTGGCGGCGAACGGATCATCACCATCCGCGGCATCGGCTCCGAAACGCCGGAGAACACCAACACGCAGCCGGGCGTCTCCTACCACATCGACGGCGTCTACATTTTCAACTCGATCGCCGCGAGCGCAGCCTTCATCGACGTTGCCCAGGTCGAAGTCCTGCGCGGCCCGCAGGGGACCCTGTTCGGCCAGGGTTCGACCGGCGGCACGATCAACGTCGTCTCGATCGAACCGAGCACCGATGCGCTGTCCGGCAACGTCAGCGCCGGGATCGGCAACTACAAGTACATGGAAGGCTCCGGCGCGCTCAACGTACCGCTGAGCGACACGCTCGCGATCCGCGGCGCGATCCAGTACACCAAGCACGACGGCTACGCCTATGCGACCAAGGTCCCCGGCGTCGACAAGTACGACCTCGACGATCAGGACGAGACCGGTTGGCGCATCGGCGCCAAGTGGTCGCCCGCGCCGAACTTCTCGATCACGCTGAACACGGTGCAGTACGACAGCAAGACCAACGGCCCGGCACAGAAGAACATCCTCGATCCCGATACCGATCCGCGCGTCCTGACGCAGGACTATCCCGGCAGGTCGGAGGTGAAGACCGAGCTTTATACCGGCGTGATCAAGTGGGAGACACCCTTCGCCACGATCAAGTCGATCACCGGCTACCAGAAGCTGCATTCCGAGCAGGCATGGGATGCGGACGGGCTCGATACCGAGCTCTTTTTTGCCAACACCTACAATCCGATCAGCTTCACCGGCGTCAGCTACGACCACGTTCCTCTCTGGGCTTCCGATACCGAGAGCTGGAGCCAGGAAATCAACATGACCTCGAACGGCAACGGTCCGTTCAATTGGGTCCTGGGCGGCGTCTACCTGCACTCGAAGAACAGCCAGTACATCAACGAGTACCGCAGCGACGACGACAACTTCCTGCAGCCCGCGCTGCCGGTCGATACGGCCTTCGACGATCCGCTGGTCGGCAATCTCACATACGCCGAGCTGTCGTCGATCAAGCGCGAGCTTTATGCCTTCTTCGCGCAGGGCACCTACGAAGTGACGAGCCAGCTCAAGCTCACGGCAGGCGTGCGCTACAACCACGACAAGGCCTCGGGAGCCTATGACAGCCTGTCGGGCGGGACGTCCAACCAGACTTCAGGCGCCTACATGCAGCCGGCATCCACTGGCAGCCGCAAGGCCGATGCCTGGACCGGCAAGGTTGCGCTGGATTACCAGATCACCCCGGAAAACATGGTCTATGCAAGCTGGACCCGCGGCTTCAAGCCGGGGGGCATCAACTCGGCTTCGGCTTCGGGCGGCAGCTTCTCGGTCCTGCCGACCTACAAGCAGGAGACCGTGGACTCCTTCGAGGCCGGCACCAAGAACCGCTTCATGGACGACACGCTGCAGATCAACGCTTCAGCCTTCCTCTACCAGTACAAGAACATGCAGTTCCTCGAGGAAGATCCGATCCTTTACGGCGAGGGCATCAGCAATGCGCCCAAGGCGCGGGTCTATGGCCTGGAACTGGAAAGCACTTACGTGCCAACCGACGGTCTGCGCTTCGACGCTTCGCTGTCCTGGCTGGAGGGCAAGTTCACCTCGCACTACGCAGCGCTCGATCCCACTGCGGCCACCGATGCGCAGAACGCGGCGGGCTATCCTGACTACCTGTTCTGGACCAACTTCTACGACGCGGTCCTTGCCCGCGATGCCGCGCGCGCCGACATCAAGGGCAACCGCATTCCCAAACTGCCGCGCTGGCAGGGCACCATTGCCGCAACCTACAATGCTGAGGTCGGCCCCGGAGAACTCACCACCCGCGCCCAGTTGATCTATCGCGGCAAGTACCAGTACCGCCTGTTCAACGACGGCGCCGTCGACCTCACCCCGTCCTACACGCAGGTCAACCTGATGGCGAAGTACGAGCCGGAGGGGACCAACACCGACATCACCCTGCGCGTGATCAACCTGTTCGACGAGGACGGCGTGAACTCGCGCTTCTCCGATCCCTATGGCAGCGCGCAGGTGTTCGACACCTACATCCCGCCACGGCAGGTGATCCTCTCGTTCGGGTATCGCTTCTGA
- a CDS encoding aldo/keto reductase, which translates to MTATASPTTLRKATLGRTGMEISRVGFGAWAIGGPDWAVGWGAQDDADSVRAIRHAAERGVNWIDTAAIYGLGHSEEVVARALAEIPQAERPYIFTKCGQVWDPADRKSKLRVGRKDSIRRECEDSLRRLRVDVIDLLQMHWPAEDGSELDEYWQALLDLKAEGKVRAVGLSNHDAVQLEQAEALGHVDTLQPPLSAIKRGALERELPWCLACDTGVIVYSPMQSGLLSGGFSAERVAGLPSDDWRSSHPDFTGDALARNLAVAEAMKPVAERHGVSQAAVAVAWALAMPGVTGAIVGARSPAQVDGWVAAAGLELDATDLGQIAQAIRSAGAGEGPVIG; encoded by the coding sequence ATGACTGCGACCGCTTCACCTACAACACTACGCAAAGCCACGCTGGGCCGCACGGGAATGGAGATCAGTCGCGTCGGCTTCGGGGCCTGGGCCATCGGCGGTCCGGACTGGGCAGTCGGATGGGGGGCGCAGGACGATGCGGATTCGGTGCGGGCGATCCGTCATGCGGCCGAGCGCGGGGTAAACTGGATCGATACTGCGGCGATATACGGTCTCGGTCATTCCGAGGAAGTGGTCGCTCGCGCGCTTGCCGAAATTCCGCAGGCCGAGCGGCCTTATATCTTCACCAAGTGCGGGCAGGTCTGGGATCCGGCGGACCGCAAGAGCAAGCTGCGCGTCGGTCGCAAGGATTCCATCCGCCGTGAATGCGAGGATTCGCTGCGCCGACTTCGGGTCGATGTCATCGACCTGTTGCAGATGCACTGGCCCGCGGAAGACGGCAGCGAGCTGGATGAATACTGGCAGGCTCTGCTGGACCTGAAAGCCGAGGGCAAGGTGCGGGCCGTCGGCCTTTCGAACCATGATGCCGTCCAACTCGAGCAAGCCGAAGCGCTTGGCCATGTCGACACCCTCCAGCCGCCGCTGTCGGCGATCAAGCGCGGTGCGCTGGAGCGGGAACTGCCCTGGTGCCTGGCCTGCGATACCGGGGTGATCGTTTATAGTCCGATGCAGTCGGGGCTTCTTTCCGGCGGCTTTTCTGCCGAGCGGGTGGCCGGACTGCCCTCTGACGACTGGCGTTCGAGCCACCCGGACTTCACAGGCGATGCCCTGGCGCGCAATCTTGCCGTGGCGGAGGCGATGAAGCCGGTGGCCGAGCGCCACGGAGTTTCGCAGGCGGCAGTCGCGGTGGCCTGGGCGCTGGCAATGCCGGGCGTGACCGGGGCCATAGTCGGCGCGCGCAGTCCGGCGCAGGTCGATGGCTGGGTCGCAGCGGCCGGGCTCGAACTCGACGCGACGGATCTGGGGCAGATCGCGCAGGCCATCCGCAGCGCCGGAGCGGGCGAGGGACCGGTAATCGGTTGA